In a single window of the Salvelinus namaycush isolate Seneca chromosome 18, SaNama_1.0, whole genome shotgun sequence genome:
- the LOC120063394 gene encoding zinc finger protein 366-like has product MMDTDILGFRPDRRSPHREDLRPVSHHSLYLSPPPLYLNPTKLSLFPTREAYSPLTHHRPLGSEGMHYTQREGSQKRKRRPQKMEGSESPTGDMEEVERRGNTRTVDLSHLPFSLPPRPRLPPSPMPIPGMIDLSRLQLHHRAMSRYEQTMGLPLQVKQEPLSPSPLWPPSPLLHHHPPPLFFPPLHTSLLSFPFFMPGPIMHLSPGAFYPREALRPSRRSPDGGPRGGMTSAEKLGLNIRIDDSYHVDVGGNQKRWKCRTCEKSYTSKYNLVTHILGHSGIKPHSCHLCGNRFKQLSHLHTHLLTHQGTRPHKCQVCHKAFTQTSHLKRHMMQHSDVKPYSCGVCGRGFAYPSELRAHELKHEKGQENVCVECGLDFPTLAQLKRHLTAHRGSTLYRCSECQKSFQYPSQLQNHMMKHKDIRPYICSECGMEFIQSHHLKQHTLTHKGVKEHKCRICGREFTLLANMKRHVLIHTNIRSYQCHLCFKSFVQKQTLKAHMIVHSDIKPYKCKLCGKEFNRMHNLMGHMHLHSDSRPFKCRYCPSKFTLKGNLTRHMKVKHGIMDMGLNARVFRRRGRFCLSAPLGLRTRSSQEEPFDLSQKPRPPRPSLRLSQSDGESVPGSSCQEEDEEDSLYRRSQYSPEVYQHHTGGQGYRSDTDRQVYGQDMETGGQGYRSETDRQVYGQDMETGGQVYPPRAGEEVNQPVSDPGVAEEQVYQRVTGRQVYDSDSELGGQLYEQEAGGHHIGDNVHYPGSGNTGKHVYHSDSELDDQLYKPDPDQLEIGDQVFHSDAGEEMMDTPEPCERDYHSDPGVYYQKP; this is encoded by the exons ATGATGGACACAGACATTCTAGGTTTCAGACCAGACAGGAGGAGTCCTCATAGGGAAGACCTGAGACCTGTCTCTCACCACAGTCTTTATCTGAGCCCACCTCCACTCTACCTGAACCCGACCAAACTCTCCCTCTTCCCGACCAGAGAGGCCTACAGCCCCCTGACTCACCATCGGCCCCTGGGCTCTGAGGGCATGCATTACACCCAGAGGGAAGGTTCCCAAAAACGCAAAAGGAGGCCACAAAAAATGGAGGGTTCCGAATCCCCtacaggagacatggaggaggtggAGCGTCGAGGCAACACCAGGACTGTTGATCTCTCCCACCTTccgttctccctccctcctcgcccacgtctccctccctctcccatgcCCATTCCAGGTATGATCGACCTGAGCCGGCTCCAGCTGCACCACAGGGCTATGTCCAGATATGAGCAAACTATGGGCCTCCCATTGCAGGTGAAACAGGAACCACTTAGCCCCTCACCTTTGtggcctccctctcctctcctccatcaccaCCCTCCTCCCCTATtcttcccccctctccacaccagcctcctctccttccccttctTCATGCCTGGGCCCATCATGCACCTCTCTCCTGGAGCCTTCTACCCCAGAGAGGCACTACGACCTAGTCGGCGCAGCCCAGACGGAGGGCCCCGAGGTGGGATGACCAGCGCTGAGAAGCTGGGTCTCAACATCCGCATTGACGACAGCTACCACGTAGATGTAGGAGGAAACCAGAAGCGTTGGAAGTGCCGTACGTGTGAGAAGTcatacacatccaagtataacctGGTGACACACATCCTGGGCCACAGCGGTATCAAGCCTCACAGCTGCCATCTGTGTGGGAATCGGTTCAAGCAGCTGAGCCACCTGCACACTCACCTGCTCACCCACCAGGGCACACGGCCACACAAGTGCCAGGTGTGCCACAAGGCCTTCACCCAGACCAGCCACCTGAAGAGACATATGATGCAGCATAGTGACGTGAAGCCGTACAG tTGTGGGGTGTGTGGGAGGGGTTTTGCCTACCCTAGTGAGCTGCGAGCCCATGAGCTGAAGCATGAGAAAGGCCAGGAGaacgtgtgtgtggagtgtggtTTGGACTTCCCCACTCTGGCCCAGCTCAAGAGACACCTGACGGCCCACAGAGGATCCACCCTTTACAG GTGTAGTGAGTGCCAGAAGAGCTTCCAGTACCCCAGCCAGCTGCAGAACCACATGATGAAGCACAAAGACATCCGGCCATACATCTGCAGCGAGTGTGGCATGGAGTTTATACAGTCCCATCACCTCAAacagcacacactcacacataag ggggtGAAGGAGCACAAGTGTCGTATCTGTGGTCGGGAGTTCACCCTCTTGGCAAATATGAAGCGCCACGTCTTGATCCATACTAACATCAGGTCTTACCAGTGTCACCTCTGCTTCAAGAGCTTTGTCCAGAAACAGACCCTCAAGGCCCACATGATCGTCCACTCTGACATTAAACCCTACAAATGTAAG CTGTGTGGGAAGGAGTTCAACAGAATGCATAACCTGATGGGCCATATGCACCTGCACTCTGACAGCAGGCCCTTCAAGTGCCGCTACTGCCCCAGCAAGTTCACTCTGAAGGGGAACCTCACCCGCCATATGAAGGTCAAACACGGGATCATGGACATGGGCCTGAATGCAAGAG TGTTCAGGCGGCGGGGGCGGTTCTGCTTGTCGGCCCCTCTGGGTCTTCGGACCCGCTCCAGCCAGGAAGAGCCTTTTGACCTCTCCCAGAAGCCCCGGCCGCCACGGCCCAGCCTGCGCCTCTCCCAGTCGGACGGGGAGAGCGTCCCGGGGAGCTCCTGccaggaggaggatgaggaagacagCCTGTACAGGAGGAGCCAGTACAGCCCCGAGGTCTACCAACACCACACTGGGGGACAGGGGTACAGGTCTGATACAGATAGACAGGTGTATGGACAGGACATGGAGACAGGTGGACAGGGGTACAGGTCTGAAACAGATAGACAGGTGTATGGACAGGACATGGAAACAGGTGGACAGGTGTACCCGCCTAGGGCAGGTGAAGAGGTTAATCAGCCTGTGTCAGATCCAGGTGTTGCAGAGGAACAGGTGTACCAGCGTGTGACAGGTAGACAGGTGTATGACTCCGACTCCGAGCTGGGGGGCCAGCTGTATGaacaagaggcaggtggacaccACATCGGTGACAATGTGCATTACCCTGGGTCAGGTAATACAGGTAAACATGTGTACCACTCAGATTCAGAGTTAGATGACCAGTTGTATAAGCCTGACCCTGACCAGCTAGAGATAGGTGACCAGGTTTTCCATTCTGACGCAGGTGAAGAGATGATGGACACACCTGAACCATGTGAAAGAGACTACCACTCAGACCCAGGTGTTTATTATCAGAAACCATAG